The following coding sequences are from one Syngnathus acus chromosome 12, fSynAcu1.2, whole genome shotgun sequence window:
- the fech gene encoding ferrochelatase, mitochondrial yields the protein MMTVLGNAGRLIQFARSSVSLCTRTHATVAALAHNVTPETQDNRKPKTGILMLNMGGPEKLEDVHDFLLRLFMDTDLMKLPVQNKLGPFIAKRRTPKIQEQYSKIGGGSPIKRWTAMQGEGMVKLLDEMSPETAPHKFYIGFRYVHPLTEEAIEEMEKDGVDRAVAFTQYPQYSCSTTGSSLNAIYRYYRSRGERPKMCWSVIDRWPTHPLLVECFAEHVSNELLKFPEEKRDDVVILFSAHSLPMAVVNRGDPYPQEVGATVQRVMERLGHCNPYRLVWQSRVGPMAWLGPQTDEVIKGLCERGKKNILLVPIAFTSDHIETLHELDIEYGQVLGEECGVENLRRAESLNGNPLFMKALAELVQSHLKSNEPCSRQLTLRCPLCTNPTCGETKAFFATQKLS from the exons ATGATGACAGTCCTGGGCAACGCCGGTCGCTTGATCCAAT TTGCCAGGAGCAGTGTCAGCCTTTGCACAAGGACTCATGCTACTGTTGCAGCTTTGGCCCATAATGTGACCCCAGAAACACAGGACAATAG GAAACCCAAGACAGGCATCTTGATGCTAAACATGGGAGGACCTGAGAAACTAGAAGATGTACATGATTTCCTGTTGAGGCTCTTCATGGACACAGACTTGATGAAACTCCCAGTACAGAA TAAACTTGGCCCATTCATTGCCAAGCGCCGCACGCCCAAGATCCAGGAGCAGTATAGTAAGATTGGAGGAGGCTCACCCATCAAACGTTGGACCGCCATGCAGGGAGAGGGCATGGTGAAGCTGTTGGATGAAATGAGCCCTGAGACAG CCCCTCATAAGTTCTACATCGGTTTCCGGTATGTCCACCCACTGACTGAAGAGGCCATCGAGGAGATGGAGAAAGACGGAGTGGACCGAGCTGTGGCATTCACACAATATCCTCAGTATAGCTGCTCAACCACAG GTAGCAGTTTAAACGCCATTTACCGTTACTACAGAAGCAGAGGTGAGAGGCCAAAAATGTGCTGGAGTGTCATTGACCGTTGGCCTACTCACCCTCTTCTGGTGGAG tGTTTTGCAGAACACGTGAGTAATGAGCTGCTGAAGTTTCCAGAAGAAAAGAGAGATGATGTAGTGATTCTATTCTCAGCACATTCACTTCCCATGGCT GTTGTAAACCGAGGCGATCCATACCCCCAGGAAGTGGGTGCTACAGTCCAGAGAGTTATGGAGAGACTTGGACACTGTAACCCTTACAGACTAGTGTGGCAGTCCAGG GTGGGGCCCATGGCGTGGCTCGGCCCCCAGACCGACGAGGTCATTAAAGGGCTTTGtgaaagggggaaaaagaacATCCTGCTCGTGCCAATCGCCTTCACGTCCGACCACATCGAGACTTTACACGAGCTGGATATTGAGTATGGACAGGTGCTGGGTGAGGAG TGTGGTGTGGAGAACCTCAGAAGAGCAGAGTCGTTGAACGGGAATCCTCTCTTTATGAAG GCTCTGGCAGAACTGGTCCAGTCTCATCTGAAGTCCAATGAGCCATGTTCCCGCCAGCTGACCCTGCGCTGCCCACTGTGCACCAATCCCACCTGCGGCGAGACCAAGGCCTTTTTCGCCACCCAGAAACTGTCATAG